A section of the Streptomyces sp. SCL15-4 genome encodes:
- a CDS encoding 4-coumarate--CoA ligase family protein has translation MFRSEYADVPPVELPIHDAVLGGAAAFGDRPALIDGTDGTTLTYEQVDRFHRRLAAALADSGVRKGDVLALHSPNTVAFPTAFYAATRAGATVTTAHPLATAEEFARQLRDSAARWIVTVSPLLHTARRAAELAGGVREILVCDTAPGHRSLTTLLATTAPEPRIAIDPAEDIAVLPYSSGTTGTPKGVMLTHRQIATNLAQLESAVPAGPGDRVLAVLPFFHIYGLTALMNAPLRKGATVVVLPRFELEVFLAAIEEHRVTGLYVAPPIVLALAKHPAAGRYDLSSLEYVISAAAPLDARLARACSERLGLPPIGQAYGMTELSPGTHVVPLDRLREAPAGTVGRLVAGTEMRIVSLDGSGRDLGPGEEGEILIRGPQVMKGYLGRPDATAALIDPDGWLHTGDVGHTDEDGWLFVVDRVKELIKYKGYQVAPAELEALLLTHPGIADAAVIGARDEDGNEIPHAFVVRRPGAAGPTEDEILGFVAARVAPYKRVRRITFTAGVPRAASGKILRRRLREQA, from the coding sequence GTGTTCCGCAGCGAGTACGCAGACGTCCCGCCGGTAGAACTCCCCATCCACGACGCCGTCCTCGGCGGCGCCGCCGCCTTCGGCGACCGGCCCGCGCTGATCGACGGCACGGACGGCACCACCCTCACGTACGAGCAGGTGGACCGGTTCCACCGGCGCCTCGCCGCCGCCCTCGCCGACAGCGGCGTACGCAAGGGCGACGTCCTCGCCCTGCACAGCCCCAACACCGTCGCCTTCCCGACCGCGTTCTACGCCGCCACCCGCGCCGGCGCCACCGTCACCACCGCGCACCCGCTCGCCACCGCCGAGGAGTTCGCCCGGCAGCTGCGCGACAGCGCGGCCCGCTGGATCGTCACCGTCTCCCCGCTGCTCCACACCGCCCGCCGCGCCGCCGAACTGGCGGGCGGCGTACGGGAGATCCTGGTGTGCGACACCGCGCCCGGCCACCGCTCGCTGACCACCCTGCTCGCCACCACCGCTCCCGAACCACGGATCGCCATCGACCCGGCCGAGGACATCGCCGTGCTGCCGTACTCCTCCGGCACCACCGGCACTCCCAAAGGCGTGATGCTCACCCACCGGCAGATCGCCACCAACCTCGCCCAGCTGGAGTCCGCCGTCCCGGCCGGGCCCGGCGACCGCGTCCTCGCCGTCCTGCCGTTCTTCCACATCTACGGCCTCACCGCGCTGATGAACGCGCCCCTGCGCAAGGGCGCCACCGTCGTCGTCCTGCCCCGCTTCGAGCTGGAGGTGTTCCTCGCCGCCATCGAGGAACACCGCGTCACCGGCCTGTACGTGGCCCCGCCGATCGTCCTCGCCCTCGCCAAGCACCCCGCGGCCGGCCGCTACGACCTCTCCTCGCTGGAGTACGTCATCAGCGCCGCCGCCCCGCTGGACGCCCGGCTCGCCCGCGCCTGCTCCGAACGGCTCGGCCTGCCCCCGATCGGCCAGGCGTACGGCATGACGGAGCTGTCGCCCGGCACCCATGTCGTCCCCCTGGACCGGCTGCGCGAGGCCCCCGCCGGCACGGTCGGCCGGCTGGTGGCCGGCACCGAGATGCGGATCGTCTCCCTGGACGGCTCCGGCCGGGACCTCGGCCCCGGCGAGGAGGGCGAGATCCTGATCCGCGGCCCGCAGGTGATGAAGGGCTACCTCGGCCGCCCCGACGCCACCGCCGCCCTGATCGACCCCGACGGCTGGCTGCACACCGGGGACGTCGGACACACCGACGAGGACGGCTGGCTGTTCGTCGTGGACCGGGTGAAGGAACTCATCAAGTACAAGGGCTACCAAGTGGCGCCCGCCGAACTGGAGGCCCTGCTGCTCACCCACCCCGGCATCGCCGACGCCGCCGTGATCGGCGCCCGCGACGAGGACGGCAACGAGATCCCGCACGCCTTCGTCGTCCGCCGGCCCGGCGCCGCCGGCCCGACCGAGGACGAGATCCTCGGGTTCGTCGCCGCACGCGTCGCCCCGTACAAACGCGTCCGCCGGATCACCTTCACCGCCGGCGTGCCCCGCGCCGCCTCCGGAAAGATCCTGCGCCGCCGGCTCAGGGAACAGGCATGA
- the pdxH gene encoding pyridoxamine 5'-phosphate oxidase, translating into MTDRDPLPDPVLDPAAMRKQYRADGLAEEDLATHPMDQFARWFEDAARAALHGTLYEPNAMVVSTVDAAGRPSSRTVLMKQYDSEGFVFYTNYGSRKALDLAGNPHVALLFPWHPLARQVIVTGTARRTGRDETAAYFRTRPHGSQLGAWASTQSAVIGARSELDTAYAALEARYPEGEQVPVPPHWGGFRVTPETVEFWQGRANRLHDRLRYAARPDGTWTVERLGP; encoded by the coding sequence GTGACCGATCGCGACCCGCTTCCGGACCCCGTTCTCGACCCCGCTGCCATGCGCAAGCAGTACCGGGCGGACGGTCTCGCCGAGGAGGACCTCGCCACCCATCCGATGGACCAGTTCGCCCGCTGGTTCGAGGACGCCGCCCGGGCGGCCCTGCACGGCACGCTCTACGAGCCCAACGCCATGGTCGTCTCCACGGTGGACGCGGCCGGCCGCCCCAGCTCCCGCACGGTCCTGATGAAGCAGTACGACAGCGAGGGCTTCGTCTTCTACACCAACTACGGCTCCCGCAAGGCGCTCGACCTCGCCGGCAACCCGCACGTCGCGCTGCTCTTCCCCTGGCACCCGCTGGCCCGCCAGGTCATCGTCACCGGCACGGCCCGGCGCACCGGCCGCGACGAGACCGCGGCCTACTTCCGCACCCGCCCGCACGGCTCCCAGCTGGGCGCCTGGGCCAGCACCCAGTCCGCGGTGATCGGCGCCCGCTCCGAACTCGACACGGCCTACGCCGCGCTGGAGGCCCGCTATCCGGAGGGCGAACAGGTCCCGGTGCCGCCGCACTGGGGCGGTTTCCGGGTCACTCCCGAGACGGTCGAGTTCTGGCAGGGCCGTGCCAACCGCCTCCACGACCGCCTGCGCTACGCCGCCCGGCCGGACGGCACCTGGACGGTGGAACGCCTCGGCCCCTGA
- a CDS encoding acetyl/propionyl/methylcrotonyl-CoA carboxylase subunit alpha codes for MISSVLVANRGEIACRVFRTCRELGIRTVAVHSDADAEALHARVADTAVRLPGAAPADTYLRGDLIVRAALAAGADAVHPGYGFLSENAGFARAVLDAGLVWIGPPPEAIEAMASKIRAKRLMGLAPLDPAKVSEADLPVLVKAAAGGGGRGMRIVRRLEELRAALEGARAEAASAFGDGEVFVEPYLEHGRHVEVQILADTHGTVWPLGTRDCSLQRRHQKVIEEAPAPGLTKGLAEELRALAVRAARAVSYTGAGTVEFLVADGRAHFLEMNTRLQVEHPVTEAVFGLDLVAEQIRIAEGHALGNEPPRARGHAVEARLYAEDPARDWAPQTGTLHRLAVPDGVRLDTGCADGDTIGVHYDALLAKVVAHAPTRAEAIRRLAGALESAVIHGPVTNRDLLVRSLRHEEFTAARMDTGFYDRHLGALTEAAHDPYAPLAAALADAHGRSRFGGWRNVPSQPQVKRYEMGGEEHEVRYRHTRDGLAADGVRVVHADARLVVLDVDGVRRKFAVARYGDQVHVNTSRLTALPRFPDPAVRLAPGSLVAPMPGTVVRVAEGLAEGATVQAGQGLVWVEAMKMQHLISAPAAGTLTALHARPGQQVEPGTVLAVVQETPS; via the coding sequence ATGATTTCCAGTGTGCTCGTCGCGAACCGGGGCGAGATCGCCTGCCGTGTCTTCCGTACCTGCCGTGAGCTGGGCATCAGGACGGTCGCGGTGCACTCCGACGCCGACGCGGAGGCGCTGCACGCGCGCGTGGCCGACACGGCGGTACGGCTGCCGGGCGCGGCGCCCGCCGACACCTACCTGCGCGGCGACCTGATCGTGCGGGCGGCCCTGGCCGCCGGCGCCGACGCCGTGCACCCGGGCTACGGCTTCCTCTCCGAGAACGCCGGCTTCGCCCGCGCCGTGCTGGACGCCGGCCTGGTCTGGATCGGCCCGCCGCCGGAGGCCATCGAGGCCATGGCGTCCAAGATCCGCGCCAAGCGGCTGATGGGCCTCGCCCCGCTGGACCCGGCGAAGGTGAGCGAGGCCGACCTGCCGGTCCTGGTGAAGGCGGCGGCGGGCGGCGGCGGGCGCGGGATGCGGATCGTGCGCCGCCTGGAGGAGCTGCGGGCCGCGCTGGAGGGCGCGCGCGCCGAGGCCGCGAGCGCCTTCGGCGACGGCGAGGTCTTCGTGGAGCCGTACCTGGAGCACGGCCGCCATGTGGAGGTGCAGATCCTCGCCGACACCCACGGCACCGTCTGGCCGCTCGGCACCCGGGACTGCTCCCTTCAGCGCCGCCACCAGAAGGTCATCGAGGAGGCCCCGGCGCCCGGGCTCACCAAGGGGCTCGCCGAGGAGCTGCGGGCGCTGGCCGTACGCGCCGCCCGCGCCGTGTCGTACACGGGCGCCGGCACGGTCGAGTTCCTGGTCGCCGACGGCCGCGCCCACTTCCTGGAGATGAACACCCGCCTCCAGGTCGAACACCCCGTCACGGAAGCCGTGTTCGGGCTCGACCTGGTCGCCGAGCAGATCCGTATCGCCGAGGGCCACGCTCTGGGCAACGAGCCTCCACGCGCGCGCGGGCACGCCGTCGAGGCCCGCCTCTACGCCGAGGACCCGGCCCGCGACTGGGCGCCCCAGACCGGCACCCTGCACCGGCTCGCCGTACCGGACGGCGTCCGCCTGGACACCGGCTGCGCCGACGGCGACACCATCGGCGTCCACTACGACGCCCTGCTCGCCAAGGTCGTCGCCCACGCCCCCACCCGGGCCGAGGCGATCCGCCGGCTCGCCGGCGCGCTGGAGTCCGCCGTGATCCACGGCCCGGTCACCAACCGGGACCTGCTGGTGCGCTCACTGCGGCACGAGGAGTTCACGGCGGCCCGCATGGACACCGGGTTCTACGACCGACACCTCGGCGCGCTGACCGAGGCCGCCCACGACCCGTACGCTCCTCTGGCCGCCGCCCTCGCCGACGCCCACGGCCGCTCCCGGTTCGGCGGCTGGCGCAACGTGCCCTCGCAGCCGCAGGTGAAGCGGTACGAGATGGGCGGCGAGGAGCACGAGGTCCGCTACCGGCACACGCGGGACGGCCTCGCCGCCGACGGGGTCCGGGTCGTCCACGCCGACGCGCGGCTCGTCGTCCTCGACGTCGACGGAGTCCGGCGGAAGTTCGCCGTCGCCCGCTACGGCGACCAGGTCCACGTCAACACGTCGCGTCTCACCGCCCTGCCCCGCTTCCCCGACCCCGCCGTCCGGCTCGCCCCCGGCTCCCTGGTCGCCCCGATGCCGGGCACGGTCGTCCGGGTCGCCGAGGGTCTGGCGGAAGGGGCAACGGTTCAGGCGGGCCAGGGACTCGTATGGGTGGAGGCGATGAAGATGCAGCACCTGATCTCGGCGCCGGCCGCCGGAACCCTCACCGCCCTGCACGCCAGGCCCGGACAGCAGGTCGAGCCGGGCACGGTCCTGGCAGTAGTGCAGGAAACCCCTTCCTAG
- a CDS encoding isopenicillin N synthase family dioxygenase — MTTHTATSYDQLPIIDLSAADRGPQARALLHAQLHSAAHDVGFFQLVGHGVTRAETDALLTAMRAFFALPEADRLALDNVNSPHFRGYTRTGDERTGGARDWRDQLDIGAERPARVPGPGEPPYWWLQGPNQWPAALPGLRTAALAWIDRLGAVAHRLLRELLTAIGAPAGFYDPLFGEHAHPHLKLVRYPGSAADGADQGVGAHKDYGFLTLLLQDTVGGLQVQREDGRFHDVPPLPGAFVVNLGELLEVATNGYLLATNHRVVSPPGATERYSVPFFYNPRLDARIAPLPFPYAAEAPGVTTDPANPLYAEYGHNELKGKLRAHPLVAERHHGNLLTPA, encoded by the coding sequence ATGACCACGCACACAGCGACGTCGTACGACCAGCTTCCGATCATCGACCTGTCGGCCGCCGACCGCGGCCCGCAGGCCCGCGCCCTGCTCCACGCCCAGCTGCACAGCGCCGCCCACGACGTCGGCTTCTTCCAGCTCGTCGGGCACGGCGTGACCCGGGCCGAGACGGACGCGCTGCTCACCGCCATGCGCGCCTTCTTCGCCCTCCCCGAGGCCGACCGGCTCGCCCTCGACAACGTCAACTCGCCGCATTTCAGGGGCTACACCCGTACCGGTGACGAGCGCACCGGAGGCGCCCGCGACTGGCGCGACCAGCTCGACATCGGCGCCGAACGCCCCGCCCGGGTCCCCGGCCCCGGCGAGCCCCCGTACTGGTGGCTCCAGGGCCCCAACCAGTGGCCCGCCGCCCTGCCCGGGCTGCGCACCGCCGCCCTCGCCTGGATCGACCGGCTCGGCGCGGTCGCCCACCGTCTGCTGCGCGAGCTGTTGACCGCCATCGGCGCCCCGGCCGGCTTCTACGACCCGCTCTTCGGCGAGCACGCCCACCCGCACCTCAAGCTCGTCCGCTACCCCGGCAGCGCGGCCGACGGCGCCGACCAGGGCGTCGGCGCCCACAAGGACTACGGCTTCCTCACCCTGCTCCTCCAGGACACGGTCGGCGGCCTCCAGGTCCAGCGCGAGGACGGCCGCTTCCACGACGTACCGCCTCTTCCGGGCGCCTTCGTCGTCAACCTCGGCGAACTGCTGGAGGTGGCGACCAACGGCTATCTGCTGGCCACCAACCACCGCGTCGTCAGCCCGCCCGGCGCCACCGAGCGCTACTCGGTGCCGTTCTTCTACAACCCCCGCCTGGACGCGCGGATCGCCCCCCTGCCGTTCCCGTACGCCGCCGAGGCCCCCGGCGTCACCACCGACCCGGCGAACCCCCTGTACGCCGAGTACGGCCACAACGAACTCAAGGGAAAGCTGAGGGCCCACCCGCTGGTGGCGGAGCGGCACCACGGGAACCTGCTGACGCCCGCCTGA
- a CDS encoding enoyl-CoA hydratase family protein, whose protein sequence is MTDPAAPIGRSRTRAVETLSLDATGTRNALSAALVARLADALADCGADPGVRAVVLTHTGTTFCAGADLRDPPDPDALVALLRRIVELPKPVVARVAGHVRAGGLGLLAACDIAAASTAATFAFTEVRIGVAPAVISLPVLPRADPRAVARYYLTGERFGPAEAVRLGLLTATADDVDDALAPVLDGLRRASPEALAETKRLLTARVLETFDRDAAGLTALTARLFSSGQAREGMTAFLERREAAWVV, encoded by the coding sequence ATGACCGACCCCGCCGCGCCGATCGGCCGCAGCCGCACGCGAGCCGTGGAAACCCTCAGCCTCGACGCCACCGGGACCCGCAACGCGCTGTCCGCGGCCCTCGTCGCCCGGCTCGCCGACGCCCTGGCCGACTGCGGCGCGGACCCCGGGGTACGGGCCGTGGTCCTCACCCACACCGGTACGACGTTCTGCGCCGGCGCCGACCTGCGCGACCCGCCCGATCCGGACGCCCTGGTGGCCCTGCTGCGGCGGATCGTGGAGCTGCCCAAGCCGGTCGTCGCCCGGGTCGCCGGCCATGTCCGCGCCGGCGGCCTCGGCCTGCTCGCCGCCTGCGACATCGCCGCCGCCTCCACCGCGGCCACCTTCGCCTTCACCGAGGTGCGCATCGGCGTCGCCCCCGCCGTGATCTCCCTGCCGGTCCTCCCGCGCGCCGACCCCCGCGCCGTCGCCCGCTACTACCTCACCGGTGAACGCTTCGGCCCTGCCGAGGCCGTGCGCCTGGGCCTGCTGACGGCGACGGCGGACGACGTGGACGACGCCCTCGCGCCCGTCCTGGACGGCCTGCGCCGCGCCTCCCCCGAGGCCCTGGCCGAGACGAAACGGCTGCTCACGGCTAGGGTGCTGGAGACATTCGACCGGGACGCGGCCGGACTGACCGCGCTGACGGCCCGGTTGTTCTCCTCGGGCCAGGCCCGGGAGGGGATGACGGCCTTCCTGGAAAGACGTGAGGCGGCATGGGTGGTGTGA
- a CDS encoding TetR/AcrR family transcriptional regulator: MGGVRTTERERVPKQDRSRATRQRLLEAAVACLAEHGWAGSTVAVVAERAGVSRGAAQHHFPTREDLFTAAVEYVSEERSLALRALFPDGPADRRAVVAALVDLYTGPLFRAALHLWVAAGDEEQLRPRVTELEARVGRETHRIAVDLLGADESRPGVRETVQGLLDMARGLGLANLLTDDAARRERVVAQWAALLADALD; the protein is encoded by the coding sequence ATGGGTGGTGTGAGGACGACCGAACGCGAGCGCGTGCCCAAGCAGGACCGCAGCCGGGCCACCCGGCAGCGGCTCCTGGAGGCCGCCGTGGCCTGCCTCGCCGAGCACGGCTGGGCGGGCTCCACGGTCGCCGTCGTCGCCGAACGCGCCGGCGTCTCCCGGGGCGCCGCCCAGCACCACTTCCCGACCCGGGAGGACCTCTTCACGGCGGCCGTCGAGTACGTCTCCGAGGAACGCTCGCTGGCGCTGCGGGCCCTGTTCCCGGACGGCCCCGCGGACCGCCGGGCCGTCGTCGCCGCCCTCGTCGACCTCTACACCGGCCCGCTCTTCCGCGCCGCGCTGCACCTGTGGGTCGCCGCCGGCGACGAGGAGCAGCTGCGTCCGCGCGTCACCGAACTGGAGGCCCGGGTGGGCCGGGAGACCCACCGCATAGCCGTCGACCTCCTCGGCGCCGACGAGTCCCGTCCCGGCGTCCGCGAGACCGTCCAGGGCCTGCTCGACATGGCCCGCGGCCTGGGCCTGGCCAACCTCCTCACCGACGACGCCGCCCGCCGCGAACGGGTCGTCGCCCAGTGGGCGGCGCTGCTGGCGGACGCGCTGGACTGA
- a CDS encoding citrate synthase 2 — MSDFVPGLEGVVAFETEIAEPDKEGGALRYRGVDIEDLVGHVSFGNVWGLLVDGAFNPGLPPAEPFPIPVHSGDIRVDVQSALAMLAPVWGLRPLLDIDERRAREDLARAAVMALSYVAQSARGQGLPMVPQREIDKAHSVVERFMIRWRGEPDPRHVAAVDAYWTSAAEHGMNASTFTARVIASTGADVAAALSGAVGAMSGPLHGGAPSRVLGMIEEIERTGDAEAYVKGALDRGERLMGFGHRVYRAEDPRARVLRRTARELGAPRFEVAEALEKAALEELHNRRPDRVLATNVEFWAAIVLDFAEVPAHMFTSMFTCARTAGWSAHILEQKRTGRLVRPSARYVGPGPRSPRDIEGFGAIAH; from the coding sequence ATGTCCGATTTCGTACCCGGGCTCGAAGGAGTCGTCGCGTTCGAGACGGAGATCGCCGAACCGGACAAGGAGGGCGGCGCCCTGCGCTACCGGGGCGTCGACATCGAGGACCTGGTCGGTCACGTCTCGTTCGGCAACGTGTGGGGGCTGCTGGTCGACGGTGCCTTCAACCCCGGCCTGCCGCCCGCCGAACCGTTCCCGATCCCGGTGCACTCCGGTGACATCCGGGTGGACGTGCAGTCCGCGCTCGCCATGCTCGCCCCCGTGTGGGGACTGCGGCCGCTGCTCGACATCGACGAGCGGCGGGCCCGCGAGGACCTCGCCCGGGCCGCGGTCATGGCCCTGTCCTACGTCGCCCAGTCCGCGCGCGGCCAAGGACTGCCGATGGTGCCGCAGCGGGAGATCGACAAGGCTCACTCGGTGGTCGAGCGGTTCATGATCCGCTGGCGCGGCGAGCCGGACCCCCGGCATGTCGCGGCCGTGGACGCCTACTGGACGTCCGCCGCCGAACACGGCATGAACGCCTCCACCTTCACCGCCCGGGTCATCGCCTCCACGGGCGCCGACGTCGCCGCCGCGCTGTCGGGCGCGGTGGGCGCGATGTCCGGGCCGCTGCACGGCGGCGCGCCCTCCCGCGTGCTCGGGATGATCGAGGAGATCGAGCGCACGGGTGACGCGGAGGCGTACGTCAAGGGGGCCCTGGACCGCGGCGAGCGGCTGATGGGCTTCGGGCACCGGGTGTACCGGGCCGAGGACCCGCGGGCCCGGGTGCTGCGGCGCACCGCGCGGGAGCTGGGCGCGCCGCGGTTCGAGGTGGCCGAGGCGCTGGAGAAGGCCGCGCTGGAGGAGCTGCACAACCGGCGGCCGGACCGGGTGCTGGCCACGAACGTGGAGTTCTGGGCCGCGATCGTGCTGGACTTCGCCGAGGTGCCGGCGCACATGTTCACGTCCATGTTCACGTGCGCCCGCACCGCGGGCTGGTCCGCGCACATCCTGGAGCAGAAGCGGACCGGGCGGCTGGTGCGGCCGTCGGCGCGGTACGTGGGACCGGGACCGCGCAGTCCCCGGGACATCGAGGGCTTCGGGGCCATCGCCCACTGA
- a CDS encoding acyl-CoA carboxylase subunit beta codes for MTVLQTAVDPTAPDHRAHREAMLAKLADLAAEHAKALAGGGEKYVTRHRRRGKLLARERIELLLDPDTPFLELSPLAAWGSEYPVGASLVTGIGVVEGVECLITANDPTVRGGASNPWSLKKALRANDIALANRLPCISLVESGGADLPSQKEIFIPGGAIFRDLTRLSAAGIPTIAVVFGNSTAGGAYIPGMSDHVIMVKERAKVFLGGPPLVKMATGEESDDESLGGAEMHARVSGLADYFALDEPDALRRARRVVARLNHRKAHPDPGPAEPPRYDPEELLGIVPDDLKTPFDPREVIARIVDGSDFDEFKPLYGTSLVTGWAALHGYPVGILANARGVLFSAESQKAAQFIQLANQRDIPLLFLHNTTGYMVGKEYEQGGIIKHGSMMINAVSNSRVPHLSVLMGASYGAGHYGMCGRAYDPRFLFAWPGAKSAVMGPQQLAGVLSIVARQSAAAKGQPYDEDADAALRAMVEQQIEAESLPMFLSGRLYDDGVIDPRDTRTVLGLCLSALHTAPYEGARGGFGVFRM; via the coding sequence TTGACGGTTCTGCAGACCGCTGTCGACCCCACCGCACCCGACCACCGGGCCCACCGCGAGGCGATGCTCGCCAAGCTCGCCGACCTGGCGGCCGAGCACGCCAAGGCGCTCGCGGGCGGCGGCGAGAAGTACGTCACCCGGCACCGGCGGCGCGGCAAGCTGCTCGCCCGGGAGCGGATCGAGCTGCTGCTCGACCCCGACACCCCGTTCCTGGAGCTGTCCCCGCTGGCCGCCTGGGGCAGCGAGTATCCCGTCGGCGCCTCCCTCGTCACCGGGATCGGCGTGGTCGAGGGCGTGGAGTGCCTGATCACCGCCAACGACCCGACCGTGCGCGGCGGCGCCAGCAACCCCTGGAGCCTGAAGAAGGCGCTGCGCGCGAACGACATCGCCCTCGCCAACCGGCTGCCCTGCATCAGCCTCGTGGAGTCCGGCGGCGCCGATCTGCCCTCCCAGAAGGAGATCTTCATCCCCGGCGGGGCGATCTTCCGCGACCTCACCCGGCTGTCCGCGGCCGGCATCCCGACCATCGCCGTCGTCTTCGGCAACTCCACCGCCGGCGGCGCCTACATCCCCGGCATGTCCGACCACGTGATCATGGTCAAGGAGCGGGCGAAGGTGTTCCTCGGCGGGCCGCCGCTGGTGAAGATGGCCACCGGAGAGGAGAGCGACGACGAATCGCTGGGCGGCGCCGAGATGCACGCCCGTGTGTCGGGCCTCGCCGACTACTTCGCGCTGGACGAGCCGGACGCGCTGCGCCGGGCGCGCCGCGTCGTGGCCCGCCTGAACCACCGCAAGGCCCACCCGGACCCCGGCCCGGCCGAGCCGCCCAGGTACGACCCCGAGGAACTGCTCGGCATCGTCCCGGACGACCTGAAGACCCCGTTCGACCCGCGCGAGGTGATCGCCAGGATCGTGGACGGCTCGGACTTCGACGAGTTCAAGCCGCTGTACGGCACGAGCCTGGTCACCGGCTGGGCCGCCCTGCACGGCTACCCCGTCGGCATCCTGGCCAACGCCCGGGGCGTGCTGTTCAGCGCCGAGTCGCAGAAGGCCGCCCAGTTCATCCAGCTCGCCAACCAGCGCGACATCCCGCTGCTGTTCCTGCACAACACCACCGGCTACATGGTCGGCAAGGAGTACGAGCAGGGCGGGATCATCAAGCACGGCTCGATGATGATCAACGCGGTCAGCAACAGCCGGGTGCCGCATCTGTCGGTGCTCATGGGCGCGTCGTACGGCGCCGGGCACTACGGCATGTGCGGCCGGGCCTACGACCCCCGGTTCCTGTTCGCCTGGCCCGGCGCGAAGTCCGCCGTCATGGGACCGCAGCAGCTCGCCGGCGTGCTGTCGATCGTCGCCCGGCAGTCGGCGGCGGCCAAGGGGCAGCCGTACGACGAGGACGCGGACGCGGCCCTGCGCGCCATGGTGGAACAGCAGATCGAGGCCGAGTCGCTGCCGATGTTCCTGTCCGGGCGGCTGTACGACGACGGCGTCATCGACCCGCGCGACACCCGTACCGTCCTCGGCCTGTGCCTCTCGGCCCTGCACACCGCGCCCTACGAGGGCGCGCGCGGCGGCTTCGGCGTCTTCCGGATGTGA
- a CDS encoding acyl-CoA dehydrogenase family protein — MTAVIESDEHKALRAAVAALGKRYGRDYVIRTVAEGRAPAELWSDAGRLGYLGVNLPEEYGGGGGGIAELSLVLEELGAAGSPLLMLVVSPAICGTVISRFGTEEQKRRWLPGLADGTRLMAFGITEPDAGSNSHRITTTARRDGTDWLLTGRKVFVSGVDTADAVLIVGRTEDARTGILKPCLFIVPTDAEGFRKHLIPMELNAAEKQFELVLDDVRLPADALVGDEDAGLLQLFAGLNPERIMTAAFAIGMGRYALSRAVEYARERTVWKAPIGAHQAIAHPLAQAHIDLELARLMMQKAAHLYDAGDDMGAGEAANMAKYAAGEACVRAVDQAVHTLGGNGLTREFGLASLITAARVARIAPVSREMILNYVSHQSLGLPKSY; from the coding sequence ATGACCGCCGTCATCGAGTCCGACGAACACAAGGCCCTGCGCGCCGCGGTGGCCGCCCTCGGCAAGCGCTACGGCCGCGACTACGTCATCCGCACGGTCGCCGAGGGCAGAGCCCCCGCCGAACTCTGGTCCGACGCGGGCAGGCTCGGCTATCTCGGCGTCAACCTCCCCGAGGAGTACGGCGGCGGAGGCGGCGGTATCGCCGAACTCTCCCTCGTCCTGGAGGAACTGGGCGCCGCCGGCTCGCCCCTGCTCATGCTCGTGGTGTCACCCGCCATCTGCGGCACGGTGATCTCCCGCTTCGGCACGGAGGAACAGAAGCGGCGGTGGCTGCCCGGGCTCGCCGACGGCACCCGCCTCATGGCCTTCGGCATCACCGAGCCCGACGCCGGCTCCAACAGCCACCGCATCACCACCACGGCCCGCCGCGACGGCACCGACTGGCTGCTCACCGGCCGCAAGGTGTTCGTCTCCGGTGTCGACACGGCCGACGCCGTCCTGATCGTCGGCCGCACCGAGGACGCCCGCACCGGCATCCTCAAGCCCTGCCTGTTCATCGTCCCGACGGACGCCGAGGGCTTCCGCAAACACCTCATCCCCATGGAACTCAACGCGGCCGAGAAGCAGTTCGAGCTGGTCCTGGACGACGTCCGGCTGCCCGCCGACGCGCTGGTCGGCGACGAGGACGCCGGGCTGCTGCAACTGTTCGCCGGGCTGAACCCGGAGCGGATCATGACGGCCGCGTTCGCGATCGGCATGGGCCGCTACGCCCTTTCCAGAGCCGTCGAGTACGCCCGGGAGCGCACGGTCTGGAAGGCACCCATCGGCGCCCACCAGGCCATCGCCCACCCTCTGGCGCAGGCCCACATCGACCTGGAGCTGGCCCGGCTGATGATGCAGAAAGCGGCCCATCTCTACGACGCCGGTGACGACATGGGCGCGGGCGAGGCCGCCAACATGGCCAAGTACGCGGCGGGCGAGGCGTGCGTGCGGGCCGTCGACCAGGCCGTGCACACCCTCGGCGGCAACGGCCTCACCCGCGAGTTCGGGCTCGCCTCGCTGATCACCGCCGCCCGCGTGGCCCGCATCGCCCCGGTGAGCCGCGAGATGATCCTCAACTACGTCTCCCACCAGAGCCTCGGACTGCCCAAGTCGTACTGA